The Bacillota bacterium genome contains the following window.
GCGGTTAGCCACGCGAGGTGTTCCCCGGGAGCGCTTGGCAATCTCCCGCACCGCCGCGGGGGAAATGGGCACATTCAGGATGGAAGCGGCTCTGCTTACGATCCCATACAGTTCTTCCTCAGTGTAATACTCCAGACGGCACAACACCCCAAAACGATCCCGCAGGGGCGAGGTCAACATGCCCGCCCTGGTGGTGGCCCCCACCAAGGTGAAGGGGGCAAGATCCAGCCGCACCGTGCGGGCCGCTGGTCCCTTCCCGATCACAATATCCACAGACCGATCCTCCATGGCCGGATACAACACTTCCTCTACGGTCTTACTCAGCCGATGGATCTCGTCAATAAACAACACATCACCGGGCTCCAGATTGGTTAAGACCGCCACGAGATCCCCCTGGCGTTCGATGGCTGGTCCGGCGGTAATCCGGATATTTACACCCAGTTCATTGGCAATAATATGGGCAAGGGAGGTCTTACCCAACCCGGGAGGACCATACAAAAGAACATGGTCCAGGGCCTCCCTCCTCTGTCGGGCCGCCTCGATAAAGATGCCCAGATTCTCCTTAACTCGATCTTGACCCACAAACTGAGCCAAACGACTGGGGCGCAGACTAATCTCTGCTTCATCCTCATGTCTATGGACACCGGAAACCAACCGGTCCTCTTCCCGCCGCTCCATGACTTCAACTCCTTAGGACACATATCTTAACGCTCGGCGGATCACTTCATCCAGTTTAGCCTTTTCGCCTAGTTCCGCACAAGCCCGGGCCACTGCTCCTTCCGCCTGCCTGCGGGTGTAACCAAGGGCCGCTAGGGCCTCCAAGGCGTCAGCCTCCACAGGCCGCGGCTGGACCATGCCCGGCATACTGACGGTCACCTTTTCTGCGGTGCTCCGCAACTCTAAAATGATCCGTTCAGCAGTCTTTTTGCCAATGCCGGGCACACTGGTCAGGGTGGCCACATCCCCTTGGGCAATGGCCTGAAAGGCTTGTCCCGGACTGAGCACCGACAAGGCGGCCAAGCCGAGCCTCGGCCCCACACCACTGACCTCGATCAAGGCCAGGAACACCTGCCGTTCCGCATCGGTGATGAAACCATACAGATTCAAGGCGTCTTCCCGCACCTGCAGATAAGTAAGCAATTCTACAGGCTCTCCGGGAGCCGGCAGGGCATCCATGGTGGACTGGGGAACCAACACCCGATACCCCATCCCTCCCACATCCACCACCACGTAATCCCCACCTTTGTGAGCCAGCTTCCCCCTGATATGTTCAATCACCATTGGCACCTCCCGTTAATCCGGGCCAGCACGGGGTTGAAATGGGCATGACAGATGGCAATGGCCAAAGCATCGGTGACATCATCGGGTCTGGGCATCTGTTGGAGTCCCAAGAGCAATTTCACCATGAAGGCCACCTGCTCCTTTTGCGCCCGGCCCTCGCCCGTTACGGTTTGCTTCACTTGTAGGGGGGTATATTCCACGATCTCTAGCCCCCCGTGGGCCGCGGCCAAGATGGCCACACCCCGGGCTTGGCCCACCGTGAGGGCCGTACTCACATTCTTGTTGAAAAACAGCTGTTCAATAGCCATAGTCTGCGGCTGGTATTCGGCGATAATGGCGGAAATACCCTGGTAGATCTGCTGAAGACGCCGGGGCATGCTGTCCTGGGGCGAAGTAAGGATCGCACCGTAGTGCACCGGTTGCAATCGGTTGCCCTCAGCGCGGATGATACCAAAGCCGGTGATGGCCGTCCCCGGATCAATGCCTAGAATGGTAGTCAAAGAATTGCCCTCCATAGTCTGGGGAATGATAGATCTTAACGAACCCGTCGGTATTCCTGCAGGCTTTCCAACAGCTGCAACTTCTGCTCCGTCGAATCAAAGGGAATCCCCCGCGCCAAGTTTGCCACCTCATAGTCGGGCAGATCCTGGATATGCACTGAGGTGAACTCCAATGGGATCTGACGCACGTTGGGAATTCCCGCAAAGATCGTCACAGTATCTCCCCAGATCCCGATAAAGCGCTGCTGGGCATAGGAACCCAGTACCGCATCAAGATCCACCTCCACGGTGATGGAATCTGCACCTAGGGTCTTAACCTGCCAATAGGGACACAGTTCCTTCAGCCGGCTAGGCGCGATCCCCACCAGCAGACTGGGCACCGTAGATGTGACCTGTTGGAGCCTTCCTTCACTTAGGTAATATACCTTGATGGACCAGTGAGGACCAATCACCCCCTCGGTGACCCCGTCCTCCTGGGCAGTCCGCGGAATCACCAACTGACAAAACACCACAAGCAGGAATACCGTCGGAATCAATAGGATAAGCCCGCGTCGCATAGTCGCACCCCCTCATACTATGGATTAAACCTAGTATGAGTAGGAGGGGGTGGTCCTATGCCTAGAACGCTATCTCCGCCATAATCTCCTCTGGAATGTCGAAATTAGCGTAGACCGCCTGCACATCATCGTGCTCTTCCAGAACGTCCATTAGCTTTAGGACCCGTTCTGCCTCTTCTTTGTTTAGCTCCACATAATTGCTAGGAATCATGGTCACTTCCGCCCGGGACACCACGTATCCGGCCTCGGCGAGGGCCTCTTTCACCTTCTGCAGATCGCCCGGCGCCGTATAGACCAGGAATTCCTCGTCATCGGTCTCCACGTCTTCGGCACCAGCCTCCACCGCAGCCAGCATCAGCTCGTCTTCGTCCACGCCCTCTTTGGCCACCGCCAATTCACCCTTCTGGGAGAACATCCAGGACACACAGCCGCTCTCCCCAAGGTTTCCGCCATGTTTGTCCAGAATGTGCCGGATCTCCCCCGCCGTCCGATTACGGTTGTCGGTGGCAATGTTCATCAGGATGGCAACACCGGCAGGACCATAGCCCTCGTAGGTGAACTCCTCATAGTTCGCCCCGTCCAGTTCTCCGGTACCGCGTTTGATGGCCCGTTCAATGTTGTCCATGGGCATGTTAGCCGCCCTGGCTCGCTCCACCGCCGTCCGGAGACGGAAGTTGGCATTGATATCCCCACCGCCTTCCTTCGCCGCGACAATAATCTCCCGGGTCAGCTTGCCGAACAACTTCCCCCGCAGTTTATCTTCCTTTTGTTTCTTATGTTTGATATTTGCCCACTTGGAATGGCCAGCCATAAATCGCTCCTCCTACTCCACGGTAGGCTTAGAAAGCCTAAAATCCTAGGTTAATTATACTATTGCGGATCCCCCATTGCAAGTTGACCCCGCGGGAAACCAGAACACCAGTGCGGCTACTACTTATCATCACCGGCCAAATCCACCGCACGCTGCACTTTACTGCCGAGTAGCAGGAACAGGATGGCAATGCCCACAACGGCTCCCCCGGTGCCGATGAAGCCACTGAGGAGGAGAAAATCATAAAGGCCGTGGAGAAGTACGGCGAAGAACCAACCTTGGACCGTAGGTGTACGACCCGTAAACCGGCCGAGACCCCAGTAATAGCCCAAGACCCCGGAGAAGGAGGCATGGGCTAAGGACGCGATAAT
Protein-coding sequences here:
- the ruvB gene encoding Holliday junction branch migration DNA helicase RuvB, with translation MERREEDRLVSGVHRHEDEAEISLRPSRLAQFVGQDRVKENLGIFIEAARQRREALDHVLLYGPPGLGKTSLAHIIANELGVNIRITAGPAIERQGDLVAVLTNLEPGDVLFIDEIHRLSKTVEEVLYPAMEDRSVDIVIGKGPAARTVRLDLAPFTLVGATTRAGMLTSPLRDRFGVLCRLEYYTEEELYGIVSRAASILNVPISPAAVREIAKRSRGTPRVANRLLRRVRDFAQVRADGEITQEVAAEALDMLEIDPLGLDRVDRLILLTIIEKFDGGPVGVETLAAAIGEETETIEDVYEPFLMQLGMLKRTPRGRMATGQAFRYFNLTGGRDFEQTELLG
- the ruvA gene encoding Holliday junction branch migration protein RuvA, which translates into the protein MIEHIRGKLAHKGGDYVVVDVGGMGYRVLVPQSTMDALPAPGEPVELLTYLQVREDALNLYGFITDAERQVFLALIEVSGVGPRLGLAALSVLSPGQAFQAIAQGDVATLTSVPGIGKKTAERIILELRSTAEKVTVSMPGMVQPRPVEADALEALAALGYTRRQAEGAVARACAELGEKAKLDEVIRRALRYVS
- the ruvC gene encoding crossover junction endodeoxyribonuclease RuvC, with the translated sequence MEGNSLTTILGIDPGTAITGFGIIRAEGNRLQPVHYGAILTSPQDSMPRRLQQIYQGISAIIAEYQPQTMAIEQLFFNKNVSTALTVGQARGVAILAAAHGGLEIVEYTPLQVKQTVTGEGRAQKEQVAFMVKLLLGLQQMPRPDDVTDALAIAICHAHFNPVLARINGRCQW
- a CDS encoding YebC/PmpR family DNA-binding transcriptional regulator yields the protein MAGHSKWANIKHKKQKEDKLRGKLFGKLTREIIVAAKEGGGDINANFRLRTAVERARAANMPMDNIERAIKRGTGELDGANYEEFTYEGYGPAGVAILMNIATDNRNRTAGEIRHILDKHGGNLGESGCVSWMFSQKGELAVAKEGVDEDELMLAAVEAGAEDVETDDEEFLVYTAPGDLQKVKEALAEAGYVVSRAEVTMIPSNYVELNKEEAERVLKLMDVLEEHDDVQAVYANFDIPEEIMAEIAF